The following are from one region of the Scylla paramamosain isolate STU-SP2022 chromosome 45, ASM3559412v1, whole genome shotgun sequence genome:
- the LOC135094408 gene encoding uncharacterized protein LOC135094408 — protein MKFSLLFISLPLFLGEVWGVSIVRLTVPEVVRANSTEVVLDCDYQVDEWERPGLVVKWYVDKIHLVYQWIPPRHPQALGVLAGRVDTTYRASHDPLAAHRALRIPRPHPALSGQYSCTVSTFEDEDTRTAPLLVWTPPTYTDLKYWRPSEHLVNVTCAASGAAPRPEFTLYTRDSNGTRQDVGVRGTSGRQEDGVWWAGAWGLIVWADTEPGSVVGCTVTLPGTPHEETRKKIYHADLPIITTTTTTTTTTTTTTTTTTTDSHPRPRSNTSQEGSDTTTTTFFDFPSLFGSTSTGGAPRLATCWACPALLFVAIQVWSTSMVTL, from the exons GTGAGGTGTGGGGCGTGTCCATCGTTCGCCTCACAGTTCCCGAGGTGGTACGGGCTAATTCGACAGAGGTGGTGCTTGACTGCGATTACCAAGTGGACGAGTGGGAGCGACCTGGCCTGGTGGTGaagtg GTACGTCGACAAGATCCACCTGGTCTATCAGTGGATACCACCCCGCCACCCTCAGGCCCTGGGAGTGCTGGCCGGGAGGGTGGACACGACCTACCGCGCTTCTCACGACCCCCTCGCCGCCCACCGCGCCCTCCGCATTCCACGCCCACACCCCGCCCTCTCCGGCCAGTACTCTTGCACCGTCAGTACTTTTGAAGACGAGGACACCCGCACCGCCCCGCTTCTGGTGTGGA cgCCTCCCACGTACACGGATCTCAAGTACTGGCGCCCTTCGGAACACCTGGTTAATGTCACCTGTGCAGCGTCTGGAGCGGCACCCAGGCCTGAATTCACCTTGTATACGCGCGATTCCAACGGTACCAG gCAGGACGTGGGCGTGAGGGGAACCAGTGGGCGGCAGGAGGACGGAGTGTGGTGGGCGGGGGCGTGGGGCCTCATAGTGTGGGCGGACACTGAGCCTGGGTCTGTGGTGGGGTGTACAGTGACCCTGCCAGGAACACCCCACGAGGAGACACGGAAGAAGATATACcatgcag ATTTAccgatcatcaccaccaccaccaccactaccaccaccaccactaccaccaccaccaccaccaccacagacagtCACCCACGGCCCAGGTCCAACACGTCACAAGAAGGaagcgacaccaccaccaccaccttctttg ATTTTCCAAGCTTGTTCGGCTCAA CCAGCACAGGGGGGGCGCCGCGCCTCGCCACCTGCTGGGCCTGTCCTGCACTGTT ATTCGTGGCGATACAAGTGTGGAGCACATCAATGGTGACACTGTGA